The genome window GATGACTAGAAGATGGCAACGCGACAAACAACCATTGACAAAGAGGTAATTCTTTCGGAAGCTAGAAGAGTCCTGAAGATGGAGGGAGAGGCAATTCTTTCCCTGCAGTCAAGAATTGGGGAGGAATTCTTGACTGTTGTCCAGTTGATTCTCAATTGTCCCGGGCGTTTGGTGGTAACGGGAATCGGCAAGACGGGGCACATTGCCAACAAACTGGCCGCAACCTTTGCCAGTACTGGAACTCCGTCTTTTTTCCTCCATCCCGCGGAAGGTGTCCACGGGGACCTGGGGATGGTCACCGGTGATGACATAGTCTTGATGCTGTCTAACAGCGGAGAGACCAGTGAGGTCTTGGCGCTGCTTCCCAGCATTCGGCGAATTGGAGCGACGGTGGTGGCGATGACGGGTAATCGCCATTCCACCCTGGCTGAGTTGGCGGATTACATTCTTGAATGTCGGGTGGAGCGGGAGGCCTGTCCCTTGGGGTTGGCACCGACTTCAAGTTCCACGGCCACCTTGGCCTACGGCGATGCCTTGGCTATGGCCCTGTTGCGGGCCAGGGATTTTCGTCCCGAGGACTTCGCGGTTTATCACCCTGGGGGAAGTCTTGGGCGGCGTTTGCTGCTGCGGATCCGGGATGTGATGCAGGTCCGGTCGGCTAATCCCATTGTGTCCCAGGATATTACAGTTCAGCAGGCCCTTTTTGCGATGACCTCCAGTCGAATGGGTGCGGTCAGTGTGGTGGATGAAGACGGGATCTTGCTGGGGATTATCACCGATGGCGACATTCGTCGAGGATTGGAAGCTGCTACTGATAACATCCTCAACAATCCCGCAACATCGGTGATGACCAGTAATCCCATCACCATTACCGAGGATGAGCTGGCAACCACAGCAGTGAGGATTATGGAAGATAAGGAGATTACCCATCTACCGGTAATCGATGGCCAAGGCCGTCCCACCGGCATGGTTAATATTCAAGACTTACTGAAGGCTGGGGTGATCTAGATTAAGTACGCAAAAGCCCGTCAAATCAAGATGGTTGTATCCGATGTCGATGGAGTACTCACCGATGGGCGGATTATTCTTGGTAACGATGGAGAAGAGCTGAAATGCTTCCATCCCCGGGATGGCCTTGGGATTCGTTTGGCCCAAAGGGCAGGGATCGTCTTTGCGATTATTACCGGTCGGGAGTCGCAGATAGTCACCATCAGAGCTAGGGAGTTGGGGATCGAGGAGGTTCATCAGGGCATTGATGATAAGTGGGCGGTGATG of Bacillota bacterium contains these proteins:
- a CDS encoding KpsF/GutQ family sugar-phosphate isomerase — translated: MATRQTTIDKEVILSEARRVLKMEGEAILSLQSRIGEEFLTVVQLILNCPGRLVVTGIGKTGHIANKLAATFASTGTPSFFLHPAEGVHGDLGMVTGDDIVLMLSNSGETSEVLALLPSIRRIGATVVAMTGNRHSTLAELADYILECRVEREACPLGLAPTSSSTATLAYGDALAMALLRARDFRPEDFAVYHPGGSLGRRLLLRIRDVMQVRSANPIVSQDITVQQALFAMTSSRMGAVSVVDEDGILLGIITDGDIRRGLEAATDNILNNPATSVMTSNPITITEDELATTAVRIMEDKEITHLPVIDGQGRPTGMVNIQDLLKAGVI